In Ahaetulla prasina isolate Xishuangbanna chromosome 6, ASM2864084v1, whole genome shotgun sequence, a single window of DNA contains:
- the MB21D2 gene encoding nucleotidyltransferase MB21D2 isoform X2, producing MVQKLDQKLPVANEYLLLSGGVREGVVDLDLDDLNFYARGTDYDMDFTLLVPALKLHDRNQPVTLDMRHSALCHSWLSLRLFDEGTISKWKDCCTIVDHLNGATNYFFSPTRVADWFYESISVVLSEIQKKPQRGMPKVEKVEKNGTLISIILGVGSSRMLYDIVPVVSFKGWPAVAQSWLMENHFWDGKITEEEVISGFYLVPACSYKGRKENEWRLSFARSEVQLKKCISGSLMQAYQACKAIIIKLLSRPKAVSPYHLRSVMLWACDRLPASYLLQEDYAAHFLLGLIDDLQHCLVNKTCPNYFIPQCNMLEHLSEETVMLHARKLSSVRSDPAEHLQMAIEHVKAANRLTLELQRRGSATSIPSPQSDGGDPNQPDDRLAKKLQQLVTENPGKSISVFINPDDVTRPHFRIDDKFF from the coding sequence ATGGTACAAAAACTTGACCAAAAACTTCCAGTCGCCAATGAGTACTTGCTGCTTTCCGGAGGGGTCCGAGAAGGCGTGGTGGACCTTGATCTGGACGATCTGAACTTCTACGCTCGTGGCACTGACTACGACATGGACTTCACCCTGCTTGTGCCAGCCCTGAAGCTGCACGACCGAAACCAGCCGGTCACCCTGGACATGCGCCACTCCGCCTTGTGTCATTCCTGGCTGAGCTTGCGGCTCTTTGACGAAGGGACCATCAGCAAGTGGAAGGACTGCTGCACCATCGTGGACCATCTCAATGGGGCCACCAACTACTTCTTCTCCCCTACCCGGGTGGCCGACTGGTTCTACGAGTCCATCAGCGTGGTCCTCTCCGAGATCCAAAAGAAGCCCCAGCGGGGGATGCCCAAAGTGGAGAAGGTGGAGAAGAACGGCACCCTCATCTCCATCATTTTGGGGGTGGGCAGCAGCCGCATGTTGTACGACATCGTGCCTGTGGTGTCCTTCAAGGGCTGGCCGGCCGTGGCCCAGAGCTGGCTGATGGAGAACCACTTCTGGGACGGGAAGATCACGGAGGAGGAGGTCATCAGCGGCTTCTACCTGGTCCCTGCATGCTCGTACAAGGGCCGGAAGGAGAACGAGTGGCGCCTGTCCTTCGCCCGCAGCGAGGTGCAGTTGAAGAAGTGCATCTCTGGCAGTCTCATGCAAGCCTATCAGGCCTGCAAAGCCATCATCATCAAGCTGCTCTCGCGCCCCAAGGCCGTCAGCCCCTACCACCTGCGCAGCGTCATGCTCTGGGCCTGCGACCGGCTGCCCGCCAGTTACCTGCTGCAGGAGGATTACGCCGCCCACTTCCTGCTGGGCCTGATCGACGACCTGCAGCACTGCCTGGTGAACAAGACCTGCCCCAATTACTTCATCCCCCAGTGCAACATGCTGGAGCACCTCTCTGAGGAGACGGTCATGCTCCACGCCCGGAAGCTCTCCTCGGTGCGCTCCGACCCCGCCGAGCACCTCCAGATGGCCATCGAACACGTCAAGGCCGCCAACCGGCTGACGCTGGAGCTCCAACGGAGGGGAAGCGCCACCAGCATCCCCTCCCCACAGTCGGACGGAGGGGACCCCAACCAGCCCGACGACCGGCTGGCCAAAAAGCTGCAGCAGCTGGTGACTGAGAACCCGGGAAAGTCCATTTCGGTCTTCATCAACCCTGACGATGTCACGCGGCCGCACTTCAGAATTGACGACAAATTCTTCTGA